GCGGTCGGTGAGCTGTCCCCGCGACAGGTTCTCGCCCTTACCTTCGAACTTCGCCGGCACGATGATGTCGGCACCGTACGGCTTGCCGCCGACCTGCTCATCGATCCAGGACAGCTCCTGGTCCAGCTGCTCGGGCGTGTAGGCGGTGGCGCCCAGCACGCCGAAACCGCCGGCGTTGGTCACCGCGGCCACCACGTCACGGCAGTGGCTGAAGGCGAAGAGCGGAAAGTCGATACCGAACTGCTCACAGATCGCGGGTTTCACCCCGTCAGTATTGGCACCTCGACTTGACGGGTGTCAAGAGGGGGCTCGATCGCGGGCCGTCACGGCAGTTCGAACGGCAACTTCACCCCATCGTGGGCCAGGCAGTGCGTGCAGGCGCGCTCGGTGGCCACAGCCGCCAGGGCCTCGTGCACGAGCTTCTTGAACGGCACCAGGTTGCGCTCGAACTCGACCATCACGTCCACCGTCGTCACCCCGGATCCGGTCTCAATGCCGGCGTCCAGGTCTGTCACCATAGCGATTGCGGCATAACACATCTCAAGCTCACGTGCCAGCACCGCCTCGGGGTAGCCAGTCATGTTGACCAGGGTGAAACCCTGATCGGCGAACCACCGGCTCTCCGCGCGCGTGGAAAACCGCGGACCCTGGATCACCACCATGGTGGCGCCGTCGACCACGCCGGGCAGCCCGGCGGCGACGGATCGCAGCGCCGGGCAGTACGGATCGGCGAAGCTGACATGGATGCCACCGGAATCGAAGTACGTGTCCGCGCGGCCCCGGGTGCGGTCAACCAGCTGATCGGGCACCACGATGGAACCCGGCCCCAGGTCGGTGGTCAGGCTGCCCACCGCACACGGCGCGAAGATCCGTCGCACCCCGAGCGAACGCAGTGCCCACATGTTGGCCCGGTACGGGACCGTGTGCGGGGAGTACTCGTGGCTCACCCCGTGCCGGGGCAGGAAGGCCACCTCGTGCCCGCCCACCGCGCCCACGGTGACGGGCGCGCTCGGTGACCCGTAGGGGGTGTCCACAGTGACGGTGCGGGCCTCGGGCCCGAAGAACGAATAGAAGCCGCTACCGCCGATGACGCCGAGCATGCAGCGCTATTCGGCCTCGTCGTGGGGCTTGACGGGATCCCCCGGGGCCTCGGCGACGTCTGTGTCGAGGTCATCGACGAAGTCGTCGTCGAAATCCTCGTTCGCCTTACGGGCGCCGTCGGCGATCTCGAAGACATCGGTGGCCAGGCCACCGATGGCGGTCGCGACATCCTTGACGGCCGTGGTGATGATCGAGGTGACCTGCCCGACCGTGGAGGCCACGGCCTCGACGGATTCCTGCAGCACGTCCTTGCCGATCTCGGTCTTGCTGAGCTGCTCCTTCATGAGGCTCAGTGTAAGAGTCCGCGCGGTGATGCACCCGGCCAGCTCATACGATGACCGTCGTGGCCAGTTTCGCGCAATGGATCGAAGGTGCCCGTCCGCGCACCCTGCCCAACGCCGTCGCCCCGGTGCTCGCCGGTACCGGCGCCGCCGCCTGGGTGGGGTCGGCGGTGTGGTGGAAAGCGTTGCTGGCATTGGCCGTATCGCTCGCTCTGATCATCGGGGTGAACTACGCCAACGACTACTCCGACGGCATCCGCGGCACCGATGACGTGCGGTCCGGCCCGTTGCGTCTGGTGGGCTCGAAGCTGGCCTCGCCGCGGGCCGTGCTGACCGCGGCGGTGGCCAGCTGATCCCGGTGCTGCGCGATACCGGGCTGACCATGCTGGTGTGGGCGATCGCGGTGTCGGTGGCGCTGTTCCTGGCCTAGCGTTCTCCCGCGAGCAGCCTCTCGCGCGAGCCCGGCTTATGCGGCCTCGTCCAGCAGTCCCACGATGC
This genomic window from Mycolicibacterium neworleansense contains:
- a CDS encoding nitronate monooxygenase; the encoded protein is MKPAICEQFGIDFPLFAFSHCRDVVAAVTNAGGFGVLGATAYTPEQLDQELSWIDEQVGGKPYGADIIVPAKFEGKGENLSRGQLTDR
- a CDS encoding S-methyl-5'-thioadenosine phosphorylase encodes the protein MLGVIGGSGFYSFFGPEARTVTVDTPYGSPSAPVTVGAVGGHEVAFLPRHGVSHEYSPHTVPYRANMWALRSLGVRRIFAPCAVGSLTTDLGPGSIVVPDQLVDRTRGRADTYFDSGGIHVSFADPYCPALRSVAAGLPGVVDGATMVVIQGPRFSTRAESRWFADQGFTLVNMTGYPEAVLARELEMCYAAIAMVTDLDAGIETGSGVTTVDVMVEFERNLVPFKKLVHEALAAVATERACTHCLAHDGVKLPFELP